Genomic segment of Triticum aestivum cultivar Chinese Spring chromosome 6A, IWGSC CS RefSeq v2.1, whole genome shotgun sequence:
GTTGTGATGATCATGTCACCATTGGAGTGGCCATTGTTGGAAGCTCGAGCTGGATGGTGTCGTGTGCTGCTCACTCGAGTGGCCTGGCCTATGTTCATGAGGATCCAACCAGAGACCAAGCCATGGTGGTCAAACTCAATGGGACAGTACAACTTCTTGAGCTCCTGCTGCAACAAAAGCAGAAGCACGGACAGAAGGTGGAGTAGCACTGTCATCATGTCAAAGATGGCAGGCGTATTTGGAGCTAGTGAACTGTGGAACAAGATAAGAAACACCAAGCATGCCCACATCACAAGGGAGATGAAGGAGCTTATCCACGAAACAATAGGTCATGACAGGGGGTGGCTTCCTGAGCGCATCTGCGTTCCAAGTGCTTATAGATCACTACTTGTCCTCCCCTTCGAGAAGGCCTTGCTGTCGCTACACATTTGGACAGATGTGGTGATGCACAAGGTGGCGAAGTCGATGATGGTGAGCAGCAGTGGTCGGCTCCCGATTGACCTGGCCGTCCAAGAGCAAGACCAAGAGGCAGCACAGCAGTGGCGGCGTCTTATGGATAACTGCAAGAGGCTATCTGAGTACATGTTGTACCTGCTGCTGGCGCAACCTGCCATGCTACCCGTGAGCAGCAACGTGCAGGATTTTATGGTAGCAGCGGCTGCCTCAGACTGGTCCAGGGGTGCCTCCTCCTCCAACAGCAAGGTGCAGGATTTTATGGTAGCAGCCGATGTTGCCTCCAGAAAGGAGAATTTTCTTGAGTGGTTGGCTTCAGAATATGAGGGTCCTGGTCTGGGCTTCTGGAAGGAGCAAACGGTGGTGCTAGAAAATCAACAGGGCATCAATGCCGAGCTGGCGATACTAGAGAAGGTGTGGGTGCGGATGCTCGTCTATGCAGCTGGAAAGTCCCGTCCGGAAGAGCATGCCCGGCGCCTGAGCACCGGGGGAGAGCTCATTACTTTCGTTTGGCTGCTGATGGCGCATCGGCGTACTGGTGACGTGGAGCGCAGTATCAGCCTTATCAAAGATGATTTCAGCGCAGGACATCTTTTTGAGCTAACTACTGCTAGCATACCATACTGTAGGCAAATTGATATGGAGGAGTCAATTACTACTTGACTTAATTGATTGCTTCCATGCTGGTGTGGTGTGGTGGGTAAACTCAGTCTATTTTATCTGATATTTGTTCATCAATTTTGTATTGTATCTCTGGTTATAAAAACGATTACCTTTACCATTTCTTGTTTAAATGCATGCCAGCATGTATGATTGATTTGTGCATTGAGATCACGGCGCATTCACACTGAGCTAGTTTTGCTCCAACAGGAGATTCAAGGAGTGGTCTGAACAATATTGATGCACTGCACATCTATTTCAGCACAGACTCCGGTCGTCAGTTATGGAGACATTGCTATATGTGCAAAGGGTAGTCATGACATTGCTTGCTTCATCATCGCAATAGCAACTGTCCATGGTGAGGTTAATGCCCTGTACTACGGTCTGCAGTAAATAAATAAATGCCCAGAAATATCAGTAGTCGGTTCTTTCAGGCCTGGTCCATTGAGGGGGTGGGGAGGTGGTGCTCGAACTGATCAGGCGGGGGGTTATCTTCCTACTCTCCCTTCCTTGTATGATCTTTAATTCATGATGTTTTTTTTGGCTTGGCTAGCTAGCTGCTCAACTTGTATTGTGCCCGTGATGATGTAATAATAGGCTAGTTGCTTATATGTATTAACAAGAAGTTGTTCGATCTTCTTTACATTTATGCCTGCTACTGCTAGCTAGCTGTTTACTTATCCTTATCAAGGCCACACGTTTTTATATATGTTGCTGAATCTTATAAGCTTGCATTGTTCTTACATGCAACTTAATTATAGCTTCAGGCTTTAATCTGATTCGCGGTTGTGTTTTGAACAATTTATACCTAGTCATTGGGCAAGCTAGGTTCTTTTTCCCAACGGATGTAATAAGAGCCTTTTGATGTATTCTTGGACAGGGAGATGTCAGTATTACTGTTGTTGGATAGGAAGACGTCAGTGCTGGACTGCTGCATGTACGACCAGCTGTTGGAACAAATATGGAGCGAAAAATTGCCAAGGAAAATATGCATGTTCCTTTGGAGATTAGGATAGCCTTTCCACTTCCCAACCTAAAGTGCAGAGGAATTGATATGGATAGACTTGACGAGAGCGACAGTCATATCTTCCTAAAATGCAAATATACGAAAACAACGTGGAGAGAAACCAACCTGGTGCTTGTCAGTGACATCTTACTTGGCTGTGTTGGTGTTGCCGTAAGGATTTGATTTCCGAGCATAAGCTGCATGTTTCTCCTTTACAGACTGTTCACAAAGCCGCTGGGTTGCTCTTGCAGTGGCTGCCTTTCTTATACAGGCAAAGCGTAAAGACACGCTGATAGTGTTGAAAGGAAAGCTTCAGTCTTTATGTTTTCTGAGTCTTTGTTGCGCCTGCGTGCGCCAGAGGCGGATGCTTGATGCAAGTGTGCCTGGGAACGCTGTATGTGCCTTGGATGTTTGGTTGTCTCGGGCCTTC
This window contains:
- the LOC123131998 gene encoding uncharacterized protein, with the protein product MPSETPQQLMVLWAPFLLIHLGGQDTVTAFSLEDNELWLRHLLMLLGQACLVVYVLWKWVTLSYYQLLISAALLFVDGIIKYGERIWALKLGSQEGLRSSTSTEAKKASLQFGLGFSTERKEQTYQEIVRYALLRERGVRDIFAGRKLFDMDDLTREYFLYQYDREVPRGDAQLNFKRAEIELSIMYDSLYTKSRVIQTRSGAILLCVSFASIVIAFVLYVKMMVSSSAYAEQTTSVYNNVDYRRSRVDAAITYILFIGAVCLEACSFFVVMIMSPLEWPLLEARAGWCRVLLTRVAWPMFMRIQPETKPWWSNSMGQYNFLSSCCNKSRSTDRRWSSTVIMSKMAGVFGASELWNKIRNTKHAHITREMKELIHETIGHDRGWLPERICVPSAYRSLLVLPFEKALLSLHIWTDVVMHKVAKSMMVSSSGRLPIDLAVQEQDQEAAQQWRRLMDNCKRLSEYMLYLLLAQPAMLPVSSNVQDFMVAAAASDWSRGASSSNSKVQDFMVAADVASRKENFLEWLASEYEGPGLGFWKEQTVVLENQQGINAELAILEKVWVRMLVYAAGKSRPEEHARRLSTGGELITFVWLLMAHRRTGDVERSISLIKDDFSAGHLFELTTASIPYCRQIDMEESITT